One stretch of Cellulomonas wangsupingiae DNA includes these proteins:
- a CDS encoding LacI family DNA-binding transcriptional regulator, whose protein sequence is MPPAKRRRVTIQDVAELAGVSKGAVSRSFNGAERLPASTVQRIHDAAEQLGWRPNAAARAIKGAPAHTIGFVLQRDPDLLGIDPFFPLFLAGVERVLSDNAYSITIRFVADEAQEARCYRDWVAEGRVDAFIVSDLRDDDPRFALLDDLGGTAVVIGEPPADVHRPAVFHTSDDCIDEVVEGWVARGHTRIGHVMGDPALQHGRRRRDVWARALERHGLPTDALAVGGFTEAGAVEATRALLTAAEPPTAIFYANDVMAAAGMRVMSELQLAAGTDVAVAGFDGIPLGTYLSPQLATIDCDYVELGALAGQILLAELAGRPTDPERCELPARFLARASYGTDVAAVR, encoded by the coding sequence ATGCCGCCCGCGAAGCGCCGACGCGTGACCATCCAGGACGTCGCCGAGCTCGCCGGCGTGTCCAAGGGTGCGGTGTCACGCTCGTTCAACGGTGCCGAGCGCCTGCCCGCCAGCACCGTCCAGCGCATCCACGACGCCGCCGAGCAGCTCGGCTGGCGTCCCAACGCGGCGGCCCGGGCCATCAAGGGCGCGCCCGCGCACACGATCGGGTTCGTCCTGCAGCGCGACCCGGACCTGCTGGGGATCGACCCGTTCTTCCCGCTCTTCCTCGCCGGCGTCGAGCGCGTGCTCTCGGACAACGCGTACAGCATCACGATCCGCTTCGTCGCCGACGAGGCGCAGGAGGCGCGCTGCTACCGCGACTGGGTCGCCGAGGGGCGCGTCGACGCGTTCATCGTCTCCGACCTGCGGGACGACGACCCCCGGTTCGCCCTCCTCGACGACCTGGGCGGCACGGCGGTCGTCATCGGCGAGCCGCCCGCGGACGTCCACCGGCCCGCCGTGTTCCACACCTCCGACGACTGCATCGACGAGGTCGTCGAGGGGTGGGTCGCCCGCGGCCACACCCGCATCGGCCACGTCATGGGCGACCCGGCCCTGCAGCACGGCCGGCGGCGTCGGGACGTGTGGGCCCGCGCCCTGGAGCGGCACGGCCTGCCCACCGACGCCCTGGCCGTGGGCGGCTTCACCGAGGCGGGTGCGGTCGAGGCCACCCGGGCGCTCCTGACCGCGGCCGAGCCCCCGACCGCGATCTTCTACGCGAACGACGTCATGGCCGCCGCGGGGATGCGCGTGATGTCCGAGCTGCAGCTCGCCGCGGGGACCGACGTGGCCGTCGCGGGCTTCGACGGGATCCCGCTGGGCACCTACCTGTCGCCGCAGCTGGCGACGATCGACTGCGACTACGTCGAGCTCGGCGCGCTGGCCGGGCAGATCCTCCTCGCGGAGCTGGCGGGCCGGCCCACCGACCCCGAGCGCTGCGAGCTGCCCGCACGGTTCCTGGCCCGCGCCTCCTACGGGACGGACGTGGCCGCCGTCCGCTGA
- a CDS encoding glutamate decarboxylase: MVTNTRRAKRHEGEPEVVELNPVFARPGEATAIPKFDFPADEALPETAYQIVHDEAMLDGNARLNLATFVGTWMDEHASRLYIEAADKNMIDKDEYPQTAAVETRCWTMLADLWHAPDPRNTIGTSTIGSSEAAMLGGLALKRRWQHARREAGKPTDKPNLVLSSAVQVCWEKFCNYFEVEARYVPISLEHKVLDGHDLEKYVDENTIGVVAIMGVTYTGMYEPVAQIAAALDRIQESTGLDVPIHVDGASGGMIAPFVQPDLEWDFRVARVASINTSGHKYGLVYPGLGWVVWRDLESLPEDLVFRVSYLGGDMPTFALNFSRPGAQVLLQYYLFIRLGRAGYEAVQRTSRDVALYLSGEIAKMPAFELWNDGSDIPVFAWRLREGHTANWNLYHLSERLRTKGWLVPAYPMPDDLTGLTVQRIVVRNGFSHDLASAFLDDLRDEVAYLDALTGPMPAEGHRSGFHH, translated from the coding sequence ATGGTCACGAACACGCGTCGAGCCAAGCGGCACGAGGGTGAGCCCGAGGTCGTCGAGCTCAATCCGGTCTTCGCCCGGCCGGGGGAGGCCACCGCCATCCCCAAGTTCGACTTCCCGGCCGACGAGGCGCTGCCTGAGACGGCCTACCAGATCGTCCACGACGAGGCGATGCTCGACGGGAACGCGCGGCTGAACCTCGCGACGTTCGTCGGCACGTGGATGGACGAGCACGCGTCGCGGCTGTACATCGAGGCCGCCGACAAGAACATGATCGACAAGGACGAGTACCCCCAGACGGCCGCCGTCGAGACGCGGTGCTGGACGATGCTCGCCGACCTGTGGCACGCCCCGGACCCGCGGAACACGATCGGGACGTCCACCATCGGCTCCTCCGAGGCGGCGATGCTCGGTGGGCTGGCCCTCAAGCGTCGCTGGCAGCACGCGCGCCGTGAGGCCGGCAAGCCGACGGACAAGCCCAACCTCGTGCTGTCCAGCGCGGTGCAGGTCTGCTGGGAGAAGTTCTGCAACTACTTCGAGGTCGAGGCCCGCTACGTGCCGATCTCGCTGGAGCACAAGGTGCTCGACGGGCACGACCTGGAGAAGTACGTCGACGAGAACACGATCGGCGTCGTCGCGATCATGGGCGTGACCTACACCGGCATGTACGAGCCGGTCGCGCAGATCGCGGCGGCACTCGACCGCATCCAGGAGTCGACGGGCCTCGACGTGCCCATCCACGTCGACGGCGCGTCCGGCGGCATGATCGCGCCGTTCGTCCAGCCCGACCTGGAGTGGGACTTCCGCGTGGCGCGTGTCGCGTCGATCAACACCTCGGGCCACAAGTACGGCCTGGTGTACCCCGGGCTCGGCTGGGTGGTGTGGCGTGACCTCGAGTCGCTGCCCGAGGACCTGGTCTTCCGGGTGTCGTACCTCGGTGGCGACATGCCGACGTTCGCGCTGAACTTCTCGCGGCCCGGCGCCCAGGTGCTCCTGCAGTACTACCTGTTCATCCGGCTCGGCCGCGCGGGGTACGAGGCGGTGCAGCGGACGTCGCGGGACGTCGCGCTCTACCTCTCGGGCGAGATCGCGAAGATGCCCGCGTTCGAGCTGTGGAACGACGGCTCGGACATCCCGGTGTTCGCCTGGCGGCTGCGCGAGGGGCACACGGCCAACTGGAACCTCTACCACCTGTCCGAGCGGCTGCGGACGAAGGGCTGGCTGGTGCCCGCGTACCCGATGCCCGACGACCTCACGGGCCTCACCGTCCAGCGCATCGTGGTCCGCAACGGGTTCAGCCATGACCTGGCCTCGGCCTTCCTGGACGACCTGCGCGACGAGGTCGCCTACCTCGACGCCCTCACCGGTCCCATGCCGGCCGAGGGCCACCGCTCCGGCTTCCACCACTGA
- a CDS encoding pyrimidine dimer DNA glycosylase/endonuclease V, whose protein sequence is MRLWLHPALLDRAGLVACWREALLAQAVLAGRTRGYTRHPQLARFRAHPEPEVAIAAYLHAVADEAKTRGYRFDTTRIEATASERIGTTPRIPVTDGQLALEWRHLLAKLEVRSPERWTQSVQAGQPLPHPPARRRPG, encoded by the coding sequence GTGAGGCTGTGGCTGCACCCGGCGCTCCTCGACCGCGCCGGCCTCGTCGCGTGCTGGCGCGAGGCGCTGCTCGCGCAGGCCGTCCTCGCGGGCCGCACCCGTGGGTACACCCGGCACCCGCAGCTCGCACGGTTCCGTGCGCACCCCGAGCCGGAGGTCGCGATCGCCGCGTACCTGCACGCCGTCGCCGACGAGGCGAAGACCCGCGGTTACCGCTTCGACACGACCCGCATCGAGGCCACCGCATCCGAGCGGATCGGCACCACACCACGGATCCCGGTGACCGACGGGCAGCTCGCGCTCGAGTGGCGGCACCTGCTCGCCAAGCTCGAGGTCCGCTCGCCCGAGCGGTGGACGCAGTCGGTGCAGGCCGGCCAGCCGTTACCGCACCCCCCTGCTCGTCGTCGTCCCGGGTGA
- a CDS encoding APC family permease has product MSTTRSVPVPGDAGTYVRADGTHAPSADHVTPHPYGEPGARQPAGHSGPAIGAPAAGPATFMSVLQLSMLTVVVVASLRSLPAIATYGLGSVTLFVLPAILFLVPTALVAAELATGWKGGIFTWAREAYGERVGFLAIWLQWIQNVVWYPTQIAFIAASLSFVVGDQRLVSNGVYTAVVILVLYWGSTLITLAGGNLFAKVGSWSGIFGTLLPALLLIVFGGIWLATGEPSQTPLEASAVIPPWTGIASIVLIVSNVLAYAGMEVNAVHANDLKNPGKGFPRSIAAATVLILLVFILPTIAISVAVPKGDLGVTNGINLAFQQFFDHWGMAWGTPVVSLLIALGAFASVVTWIAGPSRGLLAAAHTGLLPPALQRRNKAGVQVGILMVQGGIVTLLALLFVLVPNGNTAFIALVDMAAALYLIMYMIMFASAIRLRRTQPQVVRTYRTPAMKLVAGVGFVACAVAFVLAFIRPSGFTGLSEVAYPLVVAAVVIVLGGPPLLFYALRRPGWDRRTTAERATSDNVLVNPVADPVTPGGTPTPTGTTAGG; this is encoded by the coding sequence ATGTCCACCACCCGCAGCGTCCCCGTGCCCGGGGACGCTGGAACCTACGTGCGTGCCGACGGCACGCACGCCCCCAGTGCTGATCACGTCACGCCGCACCCCTACGGAGAGCCCGGGGCGCGGCAGCCCGCCGGTCACTCCGGACCCGCCATCGGTGCGCCCGCGGCCGGCCCCGCGACGTTCATGTCCGTGCTCCAGCTCTCGATGCTCACGGTCGTGGTGGTGGCGTCCTTGCGGTCGCTGCCGGCGATCGCGACGTACGGGCTGGGGTCGGTGACCCTCTTCGTCCTCCCCGCGATCCTGTTCCTCGTGCCGACCGCGCTCGTCGCGGCCGAGCTCGCCACGGGGTGGAAGGGCGGGATCTTCACCTGGGCGCGCGAGGCGTACGGCGAGAGGGTCGGATTCCTCGCGATCTGGCTGCAGTGGATCCAGAACGTCGTCTGGTACCCCACGCAGATCGCGTTCATCGCGGCCAGCCTGTCGTTCGTCGTGGGCGACCAGCGGCTCGTCTCCAACGGTGTCTACACGGCGGTCGTGATCCTCGTCCTGTACTGGGGCTCGACCCTCATCACGCTCGCCGGAGGCAACCTGTTCGCCAAGGTCGGCTCGTGGAGCGGCATCTTCGGCACGCTGCTGCCGGCGCTGCTCCTGATCGTCTTCGGCGGCATCTGGCTGGCCACCGGCGAACCGTCGCAGACCCCGCTGGAGGCGTCGGCGGTGATCCCGCCCTGGACGGGCATCGCGTCGATCGTGCTCATCGTGTCGAACGTGCTCGCGTACGCCGGCATGGAGGTCAACGCGGTCCACGCCAACGACCTGAAGAACCCCGGCAAGGGTTTCCCCCGGTCGATCGCGGCCGCGACGGTCCTCATCCTCCTGGTGTTCATCCTGCCGACCATCGCGATCTCCGTGGCCGTCCCGAAGGGCGACCTCGGGGTGACCAACGGCATCAACCTCGCCTTCCAGCAGTTCTTCGACCACTGGGGCATGGCCTGGGGCACGCCGGTGGTCTCGCTGCTCATCGCGCTCGGGGCGTTCGCGTCGGTCGTCACGTGGATCGCGGGACCCTCGCGCGGGCTGCTCGCCGCGGCCCACACCGGCCTGCTGCCCCCTGCCCTGCAGCGGCGCAACAAGGCCGGGGTGCAGGTGGGCATCCTGATGGTGCAGGGCGGGATCGTCACGCTGCTGGCGCTGCTGTTCGTCCTCGTGCCGAACGGCAACACCGCCTTCATCGCTCTCGTCGACATGGCGGCGGCGCTCTACCTGATCATGTACATGATCATGTTCGCGTCGGCGATCCGGCTGCGTCGGACCCAGCCGCAGGTGGTGCGGACGTACCGCACGCCCGCGATGAAGCTCGTCGCGGGTGTCGGGTTCGTCGCCTGCGCCGTCGCGTTCGTGCTGGCGTTCATCCGTCCGTCCGGCTTCACCGGGCTGTCGGAGGTCGCCTACCCGCTCGTCGTCGCGGCCGTCGTCATCGTGCTCGGCGGTCCGCCGCTGCTGTTCTACGCGCTGCGGCGCCCCGGGTGGGACCGCCGTACGACGGCTGAGCGGGCGACGAGCGACAACGTGCTGGTCAATCCCGTCGCGGACCCCGTCACACCCGGCGGGACCCCGACGCCGACGGGCACGACCGCCGGAGGCTGA
- a CDS encoding APC family permease, whose protein sequence is MSAQSSTPASGGTGPHVRADGTHAPSADHVKPHPFGKPGARTPPDHTGPAIGAPAVGPATYMSVLQLAMLTVVVVASLRSLPAIATYGLGSVTLFIIPAIVFLVPTALVAAELATGWKGGVFTWAREAFGERVGFVAIWLQWIQNVVWYPTQIAFIAASLSFVINDQGLANNGLYTAVVILVLYWGSTLITLAGGNLFAKVGSWSGIFGTLLPAVLLIAFGAIWLGTGERSETPLEASAVIPPWTGIASIVLIVSNVLAYAGMEVNAVHANDMKNPGRGFPRSIAIATGLILLVFILPTIAISVAVPKKELGVTNGINLAFQEFFDHWGIPWGTPAISLLIALGAFASVVTWIAGPSRGLLAAARTGLLPPALQRRNKAGVQVGILGVQGLIVTLLALLFVLVPNGNTAFIALVDMAAALYLIMYMLMFAAAIRLRRTQPDVVRTYRTPAMKLVAGVGLAFSAIAFVLAFIRPSGFTGLSEVGYPLVVGLVVIVLGGPPLLFYALRKPAWDKRTAEERATTDSVLVNPAPAGSAPSSAGSSPPPPGTGQPGTGRPATS, encoded by the coding sequence ATGTCTGCGCAGAGCAGCACGCCCGCATCCGGTGGCACCGGTCCGCACGTCCGGGCTGACGGCACGCACGCGCCGTCCGCCGACCACGTCAAGCCGCACCCGTTCGGCAAGCCGGGCGCGCGCACGCCGCCCGATCACACCGGCCCCGCGATCGGCGCGCCGGCCGTCGGCCCGGCCACCTACATGTCCGTCCTGCAGCTCGCGATGCTCACCGTCGTGGTGGTCGCGTCGCTGCGCTCCCTCCCGGCGATCGCGACCTACGGGCTCGGGTCCGTGACGCTGTTCATCATCCCCGCGATCGTGTTCCTCGTGCCCACGGCCCTCGTCGCCGCCGAGCTCGCCACGGGCTGGAAGGGTGGCGTCTTCACGTGGGCGCGCGAGGCGTTCGGCGAACGCGTCGGCTTCGTCGCCATCTGGCTGCAGTGGATCCAGAACGTCGTCTGGTACCCGACGCAGATCGCGTTCATCGCGGCGAGCCTGTCGTTCGTCATCAACGACCAGGGCCTGGCGAACAACGGCCTGTACACGGCCGTGGTCATCCTCGTCCTGTACTGGGGGTCGACCCTGATCACGCTGGCGGGCGGCAACCTGTTCGCCAAGGTCGGGTCGTGGAGCGGGATCTTCGGCACGCTCCTGCCTGCGGTCCTGCTCATCGCGTTCGGCGCGATCTGGCTGGGCACCGGCGAACGGTCGGAGACGCCGCTGGAGGCGTCCGCCGTCATCCCGCCGTGGACGGGCATCGCGTCGATCGTGCTCATCGTGTCCAACGTCCTCGCGTACGCGGGGATGGAGGTCAACGCCGTGCACGCCAACGACATGAAGAACCCCGGCCGCGGGTTCCCCCGGTCGATCGCGATCGCGACCGGCCTCATCCTGCTGGTGTTCATCCTGCCGACCATCGCGATCTCCGTGGCCGTGCCCAAGAAGGAGCTGGGCGTCACCAACGGGATCAACCTGGCCTTCCAGGAGTTCTTCGACCACTGGGGTATCCCCTGGGGGACGCCGGCGATCTCCCTGCTGATCGCGCTCGGGGCGTTCGCGTCCGTCGTCACGTGGATCGCCGGCCCGTCGCGCGGTCTGCTGGCCGCGGCCCGCACCGGTCTGCTCCCGCCGGCGCTCCAGCGCCGCAACAAGGCCGGGGTGCAGGTCGGCATCCTCGGCGTCCAGGGCCTCATCGTCACGCTGCTGGCGCTGCTGTTCGTGCTGGTGCCGAACGGGAACACCGCGTTCATCGCTCTCGTCGACATGGCCGCCGCGCTGTACCTGATCATGTACATGCTCATGTTCGCCGCGGCGATCCGTCTGCGTCGTACGCAGCCGGACGTCGTCCGCACGTACCGGACACCGGCGATGAAGCTCGTCGCCGGCGTCGGCCTGGCCTTCAGCGCCATCGCGTTCGTGCTCGCGTTCATCCGGCCGTCGGGCTTCACCGGCCTCTCCGAGGTGGGGTACCCGCTCGTCGTGGGACTGGTGGTCATCGTCCTCGGCGGCCCACCGCTGCTCTTCTACGCGCTGCGCAAGCCGGCGTGGGACAAGCGCACCGCGGAGGAGCGCGCGACCACTGACAGCGTGCTCGTCAACCCCGCACCCGCGGGGTCGGCACCCTCCTCCGCGGGGTCGTCACCCCCGCCTCCGGGAACTGGGCAGCCGGGCACCGGCCGGCCCGCGACGAGCTAG
- a CDS encoding pyrimidine dimer DNA glycosylase/endonuclease V, whose translation MRLWSLHPSSLDRQGLTACWREGLLAQAVLAGRTRGYTQHPQLVRFQQQPEPLVAVAAYLHPVADEARARGYRFDRTRVDVPDSPRTRATPRIPVTDGQLDLEWHHLLRKLAVRSPDRYAAAERAGGPTPHPLFVVVPGDVETWERAG comes from the coding sequence GTGAGGCTGTGGTCCCTGCACCCGTCGTCGCTGGACCGGCAGGGCCTGACGGCGTGCTGGCGCGAGGGCCTGCTCGCACAGGCCGTCCTGGCAGGCCGGACGCGGGGGTACACGCAGCACCCGCAGCTCGTGCGGTTCCAGCAGCAGCCGGAGCCGCTGGTCGCGGTCGCGGCGTACCTGCACCCGGTGGCCGACGAGGCCCGTGCCCGCGGCTACCGCTTCGACAGGACGCGCGTGGACGTGCCGGACTCCCCGCGGACGCGCGCGACGCCGCGGATCCCGGTCACCGACGGCCAGCTCGACCTCGAGTGGCACCACCTGCTGCGCAAGCTCGCCGTCCGCTCCCCCGACCGGTACGCCGCGGCCGAGCGCGCGGGCGGCCCGACGCCGCACCCGCTGTTCGTCGTCGTGCCGGGGGACGTGGAGACGTGGGAGCGGGCGGGCTGA
- a CDS encoding NUDIX hydrolase: MLVRSTPDAPWLPPGGRADVVRSPVAPAPAGLVRLLVRDGDAVFCARRDDGRLDLPTRAVPADDPDGSATAARLASDVLGPGARPVPVGFVRNVVPVPRAGYPWPTPLAHFTVWSATGRPLCEGDWCDVRDPGSVLRDRHWWPLTGVE, from the coding sequence GTGCTCGTCCGGTCGACGCCCGACGCGCCCTGGCTGCCCCCGGGCGGCCGTGCCGACGTCGTGCGGTCGCCCGTGGCACCGGCGCCCGCCGGCCTCGTCCGCCTGCTCGTCCGCGACGGCGACGCCGTCTTCTGCGCACGGCGTGACGACGGCCGCCTCGACCTGCCCACGCGCGCCGTCCCCGCCGACGACCCCGACGGCAGCGCGACCGCTGCCCGGCTGGCGAGCGACGTCCTCGGTCCCGGTGCGCGTCCCGTGCCCGTCGGGTTCGTGCGCAACGTCGTGCCCGTGCCGCGCGCGGGCTACCCCTGGCCGACGCCGCTCGCGCACTTCACGGTGTGGAGCGCCACTGGGCGGCCGCTGTGCGAGGGGGACTGGTGCGACGTGCGCGACCCCGGCAGCGTGCTGCGCGACCGTCACTGGTGGCCGCTGACCGGCGTGGAGTGA
- a CDS encoding alpha/beta hydrolase: protein MDGYLRDALWFDVRDQGPTDGAPVVVLLHGFPQDGSAYDAVVPLLVDAGVRVLVPDQRGYSPRARPPGRRPYVVPELVADVVALLDTAGVAEAHVVGHDWGGAVAWALAARRPGRVASLTALGTPHPAAMRAGLLRGQALRSWYVGAFQLPRLPERALLAHDGARLRDALVRTGLAPHRADRYVARMSRPGALTAALAWYRALGVPSSGSTGRVRVPTTYVSARRDPFFAPASVAATAGHVDAPYTRVDLDVGHWLPEHRPSDVAAAVLGQVRA from the coding sequence ATGGACGGCTACCTGCGCGACGCCCTCTGGTTCGACGTGCGCGACCAGGGCCCCACCGACGGCGCGCCGGTCGTGGTGCTGCTGCACGGGTTCCCGCAGGACGGGTCGGCGTACGACGCGGTGGTGCCGCTGCTCGTCGACGCGGGCGTGCGCGTGCTCGTCCCCGACCAGCGCGGCTACAGCCCGCGCGCCCGCCCGCCCGGGCGACGGCCGTACGTCGTGCCGGAGCTCGTGGCGGACGTCGTCGCGCTGCTCGACACCGCGGGCGTGGCCGAGGCCCACGTGGTGGGCCACGACTGGGGCGGCGCGGTCGCCTGGGCCCTCGCCGCGCGGCGCCCGGGGCGGGTCGCGTCGCTCACCGCCCTGGGCACGCCGCATCCCGCGGCGATGCGCGCCGGCCTGCTGCGGGGTCAGGCACTGCGCTCCTGGTACGTGGGTGCGTTCCAGCTCCCGCGCCTGCCGGAGCGCGCGCTGCTCGCGCACGACGGCGCCCGCCTGCGGGACGCGCTGGTCCGCACCGGTCTCGCGCCCCACCGCGCGGACCGCTACGTCGCGCGCATGTCGCGCCCCGGCGCGCTGACCGCCGCGCTGGCCTGGTACCGCGCGCTGGGCGTGCCGAGCAGCGGCAGCACGGGACGGGTCCGCGTCCCCACGACGTACGTGTCGGCACGCCGCGACCCGTTCTTCGCACCCGCGTCGGTCGCGGCGACGGCCGGGCACGTGGACGCGCCGTACACGCGCGTCGACCTCGACGTCGGCCACTGGCTGCCGGAGCACCGGCCCTCCGACGTCGCCGCGGCCGTCCTCGGCCAGGTGCGCGCGTGA
- a CDS encoding glutamate decarboxylase, producing the protein MVTNTRRAARRHDEPDVVELNPVFARPGEATAVPKFRLPDEESLPATAYQIVHDEAMLDGNARLNLATFVGTWMDEYASRLYLEAADKNMIDKDEYPQTAAVETRCWTMLADLWHAPDPEHTIGTSTIGSSEAAMLGGLALKRRWQHARRAAGKPTDRPNLVLSSAVQVCWEKFCNYFEVEARYVPISWDHKVLDGHDLEKYVDENTIGVVAIMGVTYTGMYEPVKQIAAALDRIQEATGLDVPIHVDGASGAMVAPFVQPDLEWDFRVERVASINTSGHKYGLVYPGLGWVVWRDLESLPEDLVFRVSYLGGDMPTFALNFSRPGAQVLLQYYLFLRLGRAGYTAVQQTSHDVARYLADEIAKMPAFELWNDGSDIPVFAWRLREGYTTNWNLYHLSDRLRTKGWLVPAYPMPDDLPDVTVQRIVVRNGFSHDLASAFLDDLREEVAYLDALTGPMPTERQRSGFHH; encoded by the coding sequence ATGGTTACGAACACTCGCCGAGCGGCTCGTCGCCACGACGAACCCGACGTGGTCGAGCTGAACCCGGTCTTCGCCCGTCCGGGCGAGGCCACGGCTGTCCCGAAGTTCAGACTGCCGGACGAGGAATCACTACCGGCCACGGCCTACCAGATCGTCCACGACGAGGCGATGCTGGACGGCAACGCTCGCCTCAACCTCGCCACGTTCGTGGGCACGTGGATGGACGAGTACGCGTCGCGGCTGTACCTCGAGGCCGCCGACAAGAACATGATCGACAAGGACGAGTACCCGCAGACCGCGGCCGTCGAGACGCGGTGCTGGACGATGCTCGCCGACCTGTGGCACGCGCCTGACCCCGAGCACACGATCGGGACCTCGACGATCGGCTCGTCCGAGGCCGCGATGCTGGGCGGTCTGGCGCTCAAGCGGCGCTGGCAGCACGCGCGGCGTGCCGCCGGGAAGCCCACGGACCGGCCCAACCTCGTGCTGTCCAGCGCGGTGCAGGTGTGCTGGGAGAAGTTCTGCAACTACTTCGAGGTCGAGGCGCGCTACGTGCCGATCTCGTGGGACCACAAGGTCCTCGACGGGCACGACCTGGAGAAGTACGTCGACGAGAACACGATCGGTGTCGTCGCGATCATGGGCGTGACGTACACGGGCATGTACGAGCCGGTGAAGCAGATCGCCGCCGCGCTCGACCGCATCCAGGAGGCGACGGGCCTCGACGTCCCGATCCACGTCGACGGCGCGTCGGGTGCCATGGTCGCTCCGTTCGTCCAGCCCGACCTGGAGTGGGACTTCCGCGTCGAGCGGGTCGCGTCGATCAACACCTCCGGCCACAAGTACGGCCTGGTGTACCCGGGTCTCGGGTGGGTGGTCTGGCGTGACCTGGAGTCGCTGCCCGAGGACCTCGTCTTCCGGGTGTCGTACCTCGGCGGTGACATGCCGACGTTCGCGCTGAACTTCTCGCGGCCCGGTGCTCAGGTCCTGCTGCAGTACTACCTGTTCCTCCGCCTCGGCCGGGCCGGGTACACGGCGGTCCAGCAGACGTCGCACGACGTCGCGCGCTACCTGGCGGACGAGATCGCGAAGATGCCGGCGTTCGAGCTGTGGAACGACGGCTCGGACATCCCGGTGTTCGCCTGGCGGCTGCGCGAGGGGTACACGACGAACTGGAACCTCTACCACCTGTCCGACCGTCTGCGCACCAAGGGCTGGCTCGTCCCGGCGTACCCGATGCCGGACGACCTCCCCGACGTCACGGTGCAGCGGATCGTGGTGCGCAACGGGTTCAGCCACGACCTGGCCTCGGCCTTCCTGGACGACCTGCGTGAGGAGGTCGCCTACCTCGATGCCCTCACCGGACCGATGCCCACCGAGAGGCAGCGCTCCGGCTTCCACCACTGA
- a CDS encoding acetylxylan esterase — translation MDPTYGYTLPTLLEVGAPPAPADLAEFWTGRYAQARAVAPAPTTRPSADTMAGFDVFDVEYTSVGGVRLGAWLAVPVDGPVERGLVHSHGYGGRLAPEAVVPVERAAVLFPVARGLGSRGLVEGIPSTAEAHVLHGIASRETYVHGGCAADVWCAVTALCELVPAAATRVDYLGGSFGGGIGALAAPWDPRIAAVCLSVPSFGNHPLRVTLPCTGSGEAVRAHVADHPEALETLRYFDAAATARHLRVPTHVAAALADPAVPPPGQFAIHNAVAGPRELYVREYGHTEHPGMADAAAALLASQRAFLARG, via the coding sequence ATGGACCCCACCTACGGCTACACCCTGCCGACGCTGCTCGAGGTGGGAGCCCCACCCGCGCCCGCCGACCTCGCGGAGTTCTGGACGGGCCGGTACGCGCAGGCGCGGGCCGTCGCCCCGGCACCGACGACGCGGCCGAGCGCCGACACGATGGCGGGCTTCGACGTGTTCGACGTCGAGTACACCTCGGTGGGCGGCGTCCGCCTCGGTGCGTGGCTGGCGGTCCCGGTCGACGGCCCGGTCGAGCGCGGTCTGGTCCACTCCCACGGGTACGGCGGCCGGCTCGCGCCGGAGGCCGTCGTCCCGGTGGAGCGGGCCGCGGTGCTGTTCCCGGTCGCGCGGGGTCTGGGGTCGCGCGGCCTGGTCGAGGGGATCCCGTCGACCGCCGAGGCGCACGTCCTGCACGGCATCGCGTCCCGCGAGACGTACGTCCACGGCGGCTGCGCGGCCGACGTGTGGTGCGCCGTCACGGCGCTGTGCGAGCTGGTGCCCGCGGCGGCCACGCGCGTCGACTACCTGGGCGGCAGCTTCGGTGGCGGGATCGGCGCGCTCGCCGCGCCGTGGGACCCGCGGATCGCGGCCGTGTGCCTGTCGGTGCCGAGCTTCGGGAACCACCCGCTGCGCGTCACCCTGCCGTGCACGGGCAGCGGGGAGGCCGTCCGCGCGCACGTCGCGGACCATCCCGAGGCCCTGGAGACGCTCCGCTACTTCGACGCCGCCGCCACCGCGCGCCACCTGCGGGTCCCCACGCACGTCGCGGCCGCGCTCGCGGACCCCGCGGTGCCGCCGCCCGGCCAGTTCGCGATCCACAACGCCGTGGCCGGGCCGCGCGAGCTGTACGTGCGCGAGTACGGGCACACCGAGCACCCGGGCATGGCCGACGCCGCGGCGGCGCTGCTGGCGTCGCAGCGCGCGTTCCTCGCGCGCGGCTGA